The following coding sequences are from one Candidatus Paceibacterota bacterium window:
- a CDS encoding amino acid adenylation domain-containing protein: MLTDVAESSARISGLTWQKNNHFILFDAAVTRYPDKVAIFDADRSFTYQELFVRARNLADVLRVAGVDRDSAVAVCLQRSTNWVLTLLAIWELGGCYIPVDNMAPVERIRYVLDTSGASIAIIDDTTAEKFVDLASLINIERCFTESVHESASEAPIGSEVGECNRAYVIFTSGTTGYPKGVQIDHGNVTNMVMEHVRSGEIKCSDRIALCMSFGFDASIRDIVGALATGATLYITSAEELELSAFCHMLAERRISYAVVTPTLLSAIGVPPPLPDLNTIVLAGEAPSRQLIRTWGVGRLLINAYGPTEATVCATKRLYPGGVIGADEPVSIGHPTYGILAEVLDEKYAPVPKGDVGELYIGGASLTRLGYIGDAALNAQKFVDLPTIGKAYRTGDKCRLLPNNELEWVERLDDQIKINGFRIECAEVREAITTIPEVTECLVRPWRTAARTYLIAYLVMRWTRNRLSRESIAQYVKDAILRRLPAYSIPSFIIELDEIPMNINGKVDIKRLPMPTSDTTHHPPSGCNEIEAALWDVWFDVLPKDLAIGFSIDTEFHAGGGSSIEAQQILHRVAQQWHCRIPYHMFLDGRGTIRWTAQLLQAGVTKASVARSEQACESGDLSIYVKPAAPCLSIVRQESRSENPTHHFLLTGATGFLGVHLLASLVRLGVEVTCLVRSDAELSVVMRLQRTLDKYDIPLNVREEGIEIVVGDITDVDFGLSRHEFRRLSHSIDAIFHCAADVDFIKSYEQLAPTNVKGTAQILRFAAAGRIKKFNYISTLAVFFSTQAATGSSGESSSSHYSRGLFGGYAQSKWVSEQIVMDVKSQGLDVKIFRPARLWGNTQTMRHHEQDLYVRLLKLIALTGKAPDIDYSMDFTMVRNAADAMARLALVAPADFYHILDERTVHLKDLAEWVNESGHKIEMISYENWLHILNTELAAKTLGPLVSVFLDPINCHGTLFDNLLRLPRYATGVFPNDKAKQMLGNSMLFTRGDTPKEYIKRCFKAWHSQKKTTCV, translated from the coding sequence ATGCTAACCGACGTTGCTGAATCCAGCGCACGTATCTCGGGATTGACGTGGCAGAAAAATAACCATTTCATTCTTTTCGACGCAGCTGTGACACGCTATCCCGACAAGGTCGCCATATTCGACGCAGATCGTAGTTTCACTTACCAGGAACTGTTCGTGCGAGCTAGGAACCTAGCCGACGTATTGCGTGTTGCGGGAGTCGACAGGGACTCGGCGGTTGCCGTCTGCCTCCAACGGTCTACAAATTGGGTCTTAACGCTATTGGCGATATGGGAACTAGGCGGTTGTTACATACCCGTGGATAACATGGCCCCGGTAGAGCGAATCAGATATGTGCTCGACACCAGCGGAGCGTCAATCGCGATCATCGATGATACTACTGCCGAAAAGTTCGTCGATCTGGCAAGTCTCATCAACATTGAGCGTTGCTTTACGGAAAGCGTTCATGAGTCGGCCAGTGAGGCCCCGATCGGAAGCGAGGTCGGAGAATGTAATCGGGCCTATGTCATTTTTACCTCGGGCACTACGGGCTATCCCAAAGGTGTGCAGATCGATCACGGCAACGTGACGAACATGGTCATGGAGCATGTTCGCAGTGGAGAGATCAAATGCAGCGATCGGATTGCGCTGTGCATGTCCTTCGGATTTGATGCGTCAATCCGCGACATCGTCGGCGCATTAGCAACCGGTGCCACCTTGTATATCACCAGCGCAGAAGAACTCGAACTTTCGGCCTTTTGCCATATGTTGGCAGAGCGTCGGATCAGCTATGCAGTCGTGACGCCTACATTGCTGAGTGCGATCGGCGTGCCACCACCACTGCCTGACCTGAATACCATTGTCTTGGCCGGAGAAGCGCCGAGTCGCCAACTCATTCGAACTTGGGGGGTGGGCCGGTTGTTAATTAACGCTTATGGCCCAACCGAGGCGACGGTCTGCGCAACTAAGCGTCTCTACCCTGGCGGAGTCATCGGAGCGGATGAGCCAGTCTCTATCGGTCACCCTACCTATGGAATCCTTGCGGAGGTGCTGGATGAGAAATATGCCCCCGTACCAAAAGGCGATGTAGGGGAGTTGTATATCGGCGGCGCATCGCTGACCCGCCTAGGGTATATCGGTGATGCTGCGCTAAACGCACAAAAATTCGTTGACTTACCAACTATCGGTAAAGCATATCGAACTGGAGACAAATGTCGCCTATTGCCGAATAACGAGTTGGAGTGGGTGGAACGCTTAGACGACCAGATCAAGATCAACGGTTTTCGCATTGAGTGTGCAGAAGTTAGGGAGGCGATTACAACCATTCCCGAGGTCACCGAATGTCTGGTTCGCCCATGGCGGACCGCTGCACGCACCTATCTGATCGCCTATTTGGTAATGCGTTGGACTCGAAACCGCCTGTCACGCGAGTCCATCGCGCAATATGTCAAGGATGCGATTCTCAGACGATTACCAGCATATAGCATCCCTTCGTTCATCATCGAACTGGATGAAATACCAATGAATATCAACGGCAAGGTAGATATCAAAAGGCTGCCAATGCCAACATCTGACACGACGCATCATCCGCCGTCCGGATGTAACGAAATAGAGGCCGCGCTTTGGGATGTCTGGTTTGACGTGTTGCCGAAAGATCTGGCAATCGGGTTTTCAATTGACACGGAGTTTCACGCAGGTGGCGGAAGCTCTATTGAAGCGCAACAAATTCTTCACCGAGTCGCTCAGCAGTGGCATTGCAGAATACCCTACCACATGTTTCTGGATGGGCGCGGTACTATCCGCTGGACAGCACAGCTGCTACAAGCAGGAGTTACCAAAGCCTCTGTAGCCAGATCGGAACAAGCTTGTGAAAGCGGCGATCTTTCGATCTATGTTAAGCCCGCTGCTCCTTGTCTTTCAATTGTCCGACAGGAAAGTCGCAGCGAGAACCCAACTCACCACTTTCTCTTGACTGGCGCGACCGGATTCCTGGGTGTGCACCTGCTAGCAAGCTTAGTTCGTCTTGGCGTCGAGGTGACATGTCTAGTCCGGTCGGATGCCGAATTATCAGTTGTCATGCGCCTACAGCGCACCTTAGACAAATACGACATTCCCTTGAATGTCCGGGAAGAAGGTATTGAGATTGTCGTCGGGGATATCACGGACGTGGACTTCGGTTTGTCGCGCCACGAATTTCGACGGCTTTCACACAGCATCGATGCTATCTTCCACTGCGCCGCAGACGTGGACTTCATCAAGAGTTACGAGCAGCTCGCGCCCACCAATGTAAAAGGGACGGCGCAGATTCTTCGGTTTGCGGCCGCAGGGCGAATAAAGAAATTCAATTACATCTCGACCCTAGCGGTTTTCTTTTCAACGCAAGCCGCCACAGGGAGTTCAGGCGAGTCATCTTCTTCACATTACAGTCGAGGTCTATTCGGTGGCTACGCACAGAGCAAGTGGGTTTCCGAACAGATCGTGATGGACGTCAAGAGCCAAGGTTTAGACGTTAAGATTTTTAGACCTGCACGACTTTGGGGCAACACGCAAACGATGCGGCATCACGAACAAGATCTCTATGTCCGCTTGCTGAAGCTAATTGCTCTGACAGGAAAAGCTCCCGATATCGATTACTCAATGGACTTCACGATGGTCCGAAACGCTGCGGACGCTATGGCGCGGCTTGCATTGGTTGCTCCTGCAGACTTCTACCATATTCTGGACGAAAGGACGGTGCATCTCAAGGATCTTGCCGAATGGGTTAATGAATCGGGCCACAAAATCGAGATGATTAGCTATGAAAACTGGTTACACATCTTGAACACTGAGCTTGCGGCCAAGACGCTCGGACCGCTGGTCTCGGTATTCTTAGATCCCATCAATTGTCACGGCACTCTGTTCGACAACTTGCTGCGCCTGCCAAGATACGCAACTGGCGTATTTCCGAACGATAAGGCCAAACAGATGCTGGGCAATTCAATGTTATTTACGCGAGGTGACACGCCAAAGGAGTATATTAAAAGGTGTTTTAAAGCATGGCACAGCCAGAAAAAAACCACCTGCGTTTAG